Genomic window (Nicotiana sylvestris chromosome 7, ASM39365v2, whole genome shotgun sequence):
CGAGTCAATGCACAGTTGACTTTTACATAACAGAAAAATACTAGATTAATCACTAATGCTCAAGGCTAGATACCAAGTTCAAATATAGGATATTGATAGACTAGGACGTTAATATCAACTTTAATAAGATATTTTAGGGTATGGGTCCCAAATTGATCACGATACCCCTTTCCTCAACTAggaaaattcttttcttttctccataTAAGTAGCACCTTTAttattttcctttatttcttaAAGTATTTTTTTCGTGTACTAAATACATTTAATTTCACCTACCTATAGATCCTAGACCCCTAAAGATTTTTCATAGCCTTTCCTAATGGACTACCTAAGTAATTTACATAATTACCTCTTCTGTTTACTTTTATTTGTCATATTTTACTTTTAGAGTGTCAAGCAATATATACTTTAGCTAACATTTTAACATGTATATTTTCACCATAATATGAGACGAATTACAAATTATAACATTTTTTGTATAGTTTAAATTTATAATACTTTTTGTATAGTTTTcaaatatttaaatttaaattttaaaataataaaaaaagttaATCTAATTTAGTTTCAAAGATTAGTAACTCTCACAAGTAAAAGTAAAACTGGACAGAAGGCAAAAGAAAGAACCCCACGTGTTTCACGAGAAAATTAGTAGGTCCCACTCCACAGACACTATCTGATGAAAGTTATGTCTTGTCCACTAGTTTGCTCTTATCCCACTCATCTGTACCATCTGATATGTTTCCTTAGTTTTTTCAATAAATTATTATGCAAACTCTTATAATACACAAAGGAGAAGATTCGACAAGTTTTATTTTGTATCTCGTACAATTTACACTAGttgtatgaatttttttttgtcttaCAAATTTGTTGACCTCACTTTTACACTTTTGagtccacaaaactgtgagacaaaaaaatTGTCTCATATAACTAGTGTCAGTTAtacgagacacaaaataaaattttcctagAAGAATCAGTTGCTGTAAAGTGAAATGAAAAGACGGTAGACAACTAGGGAAAGAATCATTCTTTTCCGAGCTTTCAAGACTGTTCCAATTTGTAATATGCTCTTTAGAACATGATAAATGCAAACGAATAATACATAAACTAAGCACTGCTACTTAGTGATTATTCCTTAGTGTGTTATTTAAATGAGTGGAGTCATacctgtttttttttttatttgaggtGTTGTCTTATGTGAGCTCGTGAATAGTGAATAGTGAAATAATACTAGCGAATAGAGGTACAACTACTAGACCATAACTTTGTGTGTCAAATTCTAATTATTAGAAAATATACCTCGATAGTGTTAGTGTTAGAACGGGAGCTTTGACGTAATTAATTAATAAAGTTATTATAATGTGATCAGAAGGTTATGAGTTTAAGTTGTAAAAATAATTTCTTGCAGAAATGTAGGTCAAGCTGCGTATAATAGATCTCTTATAGTCCGCCTTTTCTTctgaccccgcgcatagcgggagcttagtgcatcaAGCAGTCCTTTTAATGTTATGCATTGTTAAGCTCTTAATCTTCTTGTTGAATATTCTTAGTTTTGCATCCACTACTAATATAAATGTGTGCAAATAAACCATAGTGTGTAAGGTTGCTATTTCAACAAGGTATTATACTATTATAGCCTTAGCCTGACCTCTTTATCATAATCTCTTTCTTTCCACCAGATTTGATAATGTTTAGCATTGTTATTCAAATTGTATGTACTGTCATATATTGTGTAGCTGGAAATGATGTAAATTGTTTCCTTTGTATGCTAACCAACCCTATTGGTTTAAGGTTCTTAATTTAATGCTTATAATTATTCAAGGTTGTAGCCATGTAGGAATTTTAGCCATTTAGGTAATCCCAACGTGGCAACTCCCACCACATCCAACTGCCAAGATTCTCTACCATACATGTATCATTTCTCTACCTTTCTTTATCAAACTGTCTATTTGAATTCCAAgaaaaaaaatgggtatatatTTTCCTCCAACTTGTTCTCATTTTATTGACCTTTTTGTTCTTTAATTACATGTGACTAGCATGCATCAGTTTATACATAGTTCATTAAAGATTCTATTATTAGTTGGGTTTTTACAAGTTTACTGAATTTTTTGTCGCATTTCCCAAGTGGGAGTCAAAATCATACTTGTGCAAGTTGCCATTTTTTGGGGTACAAATTTAATGAACTTTTGTTGTTTTCTTGGAATGAAGCTTCCTCTTTCTTGTTGTGATGTGGCTTCAGCTTGTAAAGTTGTTATCTTTAGGACCCCTTGTTGAAAATCTTGAATCTTTCACCTTCAAATGTTGAGTTCTAACATTTTATCTTTGTTTCTTGAAGAAATGGTGATGTGAATTGATTTTCAAAAGTAGCCACTTTTGGCCATTTTGGGGATGGAGGCCAATTTACAAAGGAAGAGAGCATTTCTTTTGTTGGTTACATGGATTTGGGTGCCTATGGCAGTTCTTGGAGGGACTGGGAATAATAACACAGGAAATGCTACTGCTCCTTtatctccatcttcttcttctaggCCAAAGTTTGTGAATATTGGAGCTTTATTCACAGCTAATTCTGTTATTGGAAAGTCTGCAGAGCCAGCCCTTGTAGCTGCAGTTAATGATGTTAACTCAGATTCTACCATTCTCAGTGGAACCAAATTGAACCTCATTATTCAGGATACAAATTGCAGTGGATTTGTTGGAACTGTTGATGGTAAAAGCTTTTCTCTTCTATgatcctttttttgtttttaattacCAAATTAAGTAGTTCCACTGCTTCTTTTCATCTTtccttgagtcgagggtctatcggaaacaacctctatACCTCCTCAAGGTAGGAGTAAGACTGTGTACGCACTAACCTCCACAAAcaccacttgtgggattacactgggtttattattgttattgttgtaaaTTAAGTAGTACCATACTTCATTCCCAGGAATATGGGCATCTTATACTTAACATGATATCTTATAGCTTCAGCATAGTATCCATTAATTTTTATAGCTTGCCCAACTAAATTGTGATTGaggtgtagttgattgattaatatGCATTCATTAAGTTTAGATTAAGACATGGTCATTTGGTTCCTTTTGCATATTGGTAAAATTTCTCATGTGGAGATGTGGAGTGAGGGAATTTTTATCATTCAGTAGCTTAATTTGAGAACTTAATGGGTTGTGGTAGAGGATTGAGGAAGTGTTTTGGAAgtctaaaaagaaaaatcacaaaaagcAGTGCACTTTAGATTGGAAATGGATGATGCTGTACTACTTTTAGGAATTACAGAAGCATGTTTTAGTTCATGACCTGTTCTTGAATTCGAGAATAGTTCAATGTCTCAGTACCAATATTGTTTCGCAGATGAGATACCTTgtttgaaggggagccttggagcaacggtaaagttgtctccatGTGACCTATAGGTTAAGGGTTCGAGTCGTGGAAGTGGCCACTAATGCTTGAGGGTAAGCTGTCTTAATCACATCCCTTGGGGTGCGGCCCTTCTCCGAACCCCGCGTGAACGTGGGATGCCTTGTGTACGAGGATGCTCTTTTTTAGACGAAATACCTTGTTTTAAACCATAACTGAGGCGAGCTTTCCTGTCAAAATGTctatttccttctttttcttgcCCCTCTTAGTATATGACAGGCAATTCTGCCTTGTAGCTTTGCAGCTGATGGAGAAAGAAGTAGTTGCTATAATCGGTCCACAATCCTCGGGCATAGCACATGTCATTTCCCATATTATGAATGAACTTCAGGTCCCTCTTTTGTCTTTTGCAACAGATCCTACTCTATCCGCTCTGCAATACTCCTATTTCCTTAGAACTGTTCCAAACGATTACTTCCAAATGTATGCTATAGCTGATGTGGTTGATTATTTTGGATGGAAAGAGGTTATAGCCATATTTGTTGATGATGATAATGGTAGAAATGGGATATCTGTGTTGGGTGATGCCCTTGCAAAGAAGCGTGCCAAGGTCTCTTACAAAGCTGCCTTTTCTCCTGGAGCCAGTAGTAGTGAGATTGATGATTTGTTAGTTAGTGTAAACCTTATGGAGGCACGAGTATATGTTGTTCATGTAAATCCTGATACTGGGATATCCATTTTCTCAAAGGCAAAGAATCTGGGAATGATGACCGGTGGCTATGTTTGGATCACTACTGATTGGCTTCCATCCTTTTTGGATTCTTCAGATTCCGTTAATCCAGAAACTATGGACCTTATACAGGGAGTTGTTGCACTTCGCCATCACACCCCAGATTCTAATCAGAAAAAGATGTTTGCATCACAATGGAAAAACTTTAAGGATGTTGAAACTTCAGGTTTTAATTCTTATGCACTCTACGCTTACGATACCATTTGGCTACTTGCTCGAGCTCTCGACCTTTTCTTCAAGGAAGGTGGAAATGTTACCTTCTCTAATGACCCCAGATTACGTGATACAAATGGAAGTGCTTTGCATTTGTCGTCCATGCAAGTTTTTGACCAAGGACAGAAATTATTTCAGATACTCGTTGGCATGAATGTCACAGGTTTAACTGGCCAGATTCAGTTTGATTCTGAGAAGAATTTGATTCATCCAGCGTATGATGTTCTTAACATTGGTGGAACTGGATTACGCACGGTAGGTTATTGGTCAAACTATTCTGGTCTATCAGTTGTACCTCCAGAGGTTTTATACTCAAAACCTCCAAACACTTCAACCAGTACCCAACATCTTTACAATGTCATATGGCCAGGAGAAACTGTTACTCGACCTCGAGGATGGGTGTTTCCGCATAATGGAAAGCCTCTGCGAATTGCTGTGCCGTTTCGTGTTACTTTTAAAGAGTTTGTGCATAAAGATAAAGGACCTTCCGGGGTAAAAGGATATTGCATCGATGTTTTTGAGGCTGCAATAGATTTGTTGCCTTACCCTGTTCCTCATGTCTATATTCTGTATGGAGATGGCAAGAGAAATCCCTCGTTCAAGAACCTGGTGAACGACGTCTTAACAAATGTGAGTTCTTTGATTGTGTTGTTGAATTTTTAACCATTGACTGATTCTGATGAAATATTTTGATGAGACTGACTTGAGATCTCTATAAATTACTAGTTACTTCAATACGAATATTAATTTTGAAGTGTGAATGCTTGTTAATTAACAATTTAACATCTATAATATATGACGTAGATGTTCGGTTTTCTGATTGAAAGAGTTACTGTCGGTAGGGGGATTCCATACTAATATTGATGCCTTCTGTTCATGGAATCTTAAACCTACTGTGATTATAAATGTTGTTTGTTGCGTCAGCGAGTTCAGATAGAAGTTATCCAGCAGAACGAGTTACTTGTCCGCTTGCAAGTTGCAATTATGATGTGGTGCATTCTGTTGTTAAGAGAACAAATTCAGTGAGATTCTTAGAGTTGGTTAAGAAGACTCTTCAAAGAAAGTTAATCAGTTAACGAGTTCCCTTACCGATTTTAACATCTTGTTGGATAGGGTTTTGTAAACAATGCTCCAAGATCAGTCTCTAATCTGTTCCTAAATCAGGGATATTTGTCCCTGATTTTGTATTAGAGCTCGATGCAAAATGCAGTGCTGAGACATTTTTCATGGTTATTTATAAGGATACATTTTTCTTCTTAGAAATATGATGCAGCTGTTGGGGATGTCACGATTACTACAAATCGCACAAGGATTGTGGACTTCACACAACCTTACATGGAATCTGGGCTTGTCGTAGTTGCTCCTATCAAAGAGATCAAATCCAGCCCTTGGGCATTCCTTAAGCCATTTACCCTCCAAATGTGGTCCGTAACTGGGATTTTCTTTCTCTTCGTTGGAACTGTCGTTTGGATTCTTGAGCATCGACATAATCCTGAATTCCGTGGTCCGCCAAGGCAGCAACTTGTTACAGTTTTTTGGTTAGTAGCTCGGTCTTATAACCTCTTTTTATAGATGCTTTGTGTGAAAAACTTTTCTTCTCTGAATGTTCTGACATGAATTTAATTGTCCGTGCATTGATGTGGATATACAAATCTAAACAAATGCCTTGGTTGGAGATAAATACAGATACTGTATTATTACTGTATTATTGAGAACAGTTTGCATTTGTTCAAAAAACAATGACTCTTTCTTTAGCCAAAAAAGTTAAACTCCTGATGGCATCATCAATGCAGTGAAAAATCATCGTTTTACTTGAATCATTGTACTAATAGGATGTACTGACACTGGTGCTAAGATCCTTTTTATTCTTTCAGGTTTAGTTTCTCAACAATGTTTTTCGCACACAGTACGTACATCCTCTTTGATTTAATTTTAAGATCTTCCGAACATATTTGGACAGGGCGCTATTCCTAGCATATCTGACACTCTTCTATGAATTATAATAGGAGAAAACACAATGAGCACCTTGGGACGCTTAGTGCTCATCTTCTGGCTCTTTGTCGTTCTAATTATCAATTCGAGCTATACAGCTAGCTTGACATCTATCCTGACGGTGCAGCAGCTGTCTTCAGGAATTCAAGGAATTGACAGTTTAATTTCAAGTAGTGATCCAATAGGAGTCCAGGATGGGTCATTTGCATATAATTACCTCATTGAAGAGCTAGGTGTTTCAGAATCACGGCTTCGTATATTGAAAACTGAAGAGGAATATGTCAGCGCCCTCGAGAAAGGCCCACAAGGTGGCGGTGTTGCTGGCATTGTCGATGAGCTCCCTTATGTTGAGCTCTTCTTATCCAACAACAAATGCATATTCAGGACAGTAGGGCAGGAGTTCACTAAGGGCGGATGGGGCTttgtaagtttttcttttccttcgcATTACTATATGTCGCAACATATTATTGCACGtatgaaggggagccttggcgtaagtggtaaagttgttgccatgtgagttgtgaccaggaggtcacgggttcaagccgtggaaacaagctcttgcagaaatgcagggatAAGGCTGCTTACAATAGTCCCTTGTGGACTGGCCCTTCCATAGACTTAGTGCACCGGGCTTTACGAAATATTATTGCACGTATATAATCATATTATGCAAGGATTGATGTGCAAGCAATCCAATCCACATTAGCTGATCTTCACTTTCGATGGCCAGGCATTTCAAAGGGACTCTCCGCTGGCTGTTGATCTGTCAACTGCAATTCTTCAACTGTCAGAAAACGGTGAACTCCAAAGGATCCATGACAAATGGCTAACGAACAATGGATGCTCTTCACAAAGCAACCAAGTTGATGATACTCATCTTTCTCTCAAGAGCTTCTGGGGCCTATTTCTCATATGCGCCATTGCTTGCGTCCTTGCTCTTATAGTGTTTTTCTGCAGGGTATACTGTCAATTCCGGAGGTATGACCCCGAGCCAGAGGAGCCGGAGATCAGTGAACCAGAATCTGCACGACCTAGTAGGCGTACCCTCCGCTCCGTTAGCTTTAAGGACTTGATAGACTTTGTCGATAGAAGAGAAAGTGAAATTAAGGAAATACTCAAGCGTAAGAGTAGTGATAACAAGAGACATCAAACTCAGAGCTCAGATGGGCAGCCGAGCTCGCCTGTTTGAATAAGAGATTTGTCATCAGGTTCCCCTTGGAGTGCGGCCCTTCCACGGACCGTGAATGTGGGATGCTTTGTGTCCCGGGCTGCCTTGGTTATCTCTTACGCAATGCACCTAAGGTTGATATGTaaatgatgcatgtacaattttaTTGTTGAATTACCTCATTTGACACACAGAAGGCTAGGTatattagaaaagaaaaaaaatggttttGTATACTAGTAGGAAAGAAAGAATAGATGGAAAAACATGGGTACATTTATACTAATGAGTGTCATAAAATGATAATTATTAACATTTTGATCAGTTTGCTTGCTTTTCAGTAAGTTGAGCAAGTTCATCTGATGTTCAGTATATTACGACTTTAAGTTCTTCCCCTCTCTTTGCATTGTTGTTTTAGAAGTTTCAAAGGAACCTATAGTGATTGTGGGTAGGGGTG
Coding sequences:
- the LOC104216750 gene encoding glutamate receptor 3.4, with the translated sequence MEANLQRKRAFLLLVTWIWVPMAVLGGTGNNNTGNATAPLSPSSSSRPKFVNIGALFTANSVIGKSAEPALVAAVNDVNSDSTILSGTKLNLIIQDTNCSGFVGTVDALQLMEKEVVAIIGPQSSGIAHVISHIMNELQVPLLSFATDPTLSALQYSYFLRTVPNDYFQMYAIADVVDYFGWKEVIAIFVDDDNGRNGISVLGDALAKKRAKVSYKAAFSPGASSSEIDDLLVSVNLMEARVYVVHVNPDTGISIFSKAKNLGMMTGGYVWITTDWLPSFLDSSDSVNPETMDLIQGVVALRHHTPDSNQKKMFASQWKNFKDVETSGFNSYALYAYDTIWLLARALDLFFKEGGNVTFSNDPRLRDTNGSALHLSSMQVFDQGQKLFQILVGMNVTGLTGQIQFDSEKNLIHPAYDVLNIGGTGLRTVGYWSNYSGLSVVPPEVLYSKPPNTSTSTQHLYNVIWPGETVTRPRGWVFPHNGKPLRIAVPFRVTFKEFVHKDKGPSGVKGYCIDVFEAAIDLLPYPVPHVYILYGDGKRNPSFKNLVNDVLTNKYDAAVGDVTITTNRTRIVDFTQPYMESGLVVVAPIKEIKSSPWAFLKPFTLQMWSVTGIFFLFVGTVVWILEHRHNPEFRGPPRQQLVTVFWFSFSTMFFAHRENTMSTLGRLVLIFWLFVVLIINSSYTASLTSILTVQQLSSGIQGIDSLISSSDPIGVQDGSFAYNYLIEELGVSESRLRILKTEEEYVSALEKGPQGGGVAGIVDELPYVELFLSNNKCIFRTVGQEFTKGGWGFAFQRDSPLAVDLSTAILQLSENGELQRIHDKWLTNNGCSSQSNQVDDTHLSLKSFWGLFLICAIACVLALIVFFCRVYCQFRRYDPEPEEPEISEPESARPSRRTLRSVSFKDLIDFVDRRESEIKEILKRKSSDNKRHQTQSSDGQPSSPV